Part of the Salinimonas lutimaris genome, TGGCGTTAAACAGGGTCATGTAATGTGCCCGTTAATTTACGGGTATCTATCCACTATAGACAGCCGTTCATCGTAACTGCAACGGGTTACCATTTGGTGACTACTTGATCAGTCACTCCTGCGACCTCATTAGTTCGGGCAGAATAAAGAGATCGGCGGAAGCTGACAAAAACGTATTAATTTTATTGTAACTAACCACGTAAGTCAGAAATTATGAAAAAAAAGCACACATTTGCTGCAGGTAGTTTTGCTCTGATTACTGCACTGACAGCCACAACATCTTATGCTCAGGGCCCGTCTCAGGATCAGTTCGGAGAACTGAAGGTTGGCGCTGCGATCTGGAATGTCATGGATGATGCTGATCGTAGTGCAGCGCATATTGCCTATATCCATACACCACTAAAAGATTTCTATGGCATTCAACCCAGCGCGCTGGTTATCTGGGCGGATGAGGGGCAACATTATTATTCACTAGGCGCACACAAAGAGTTTTACCGACATGGCCGTTTTTCTACCTCTGT contains:
- a CDS encoding acyloxyacyl hydrolase, producing MKKKHTFAAGSFALITALTATTSYAQGPSQDQFGELKVGAAIWNVMDDADRSAAHIAYIHTPLKDFYGIQPSALVIWADEGQHYYSLGAHKEFYRHGRFSTSVAFHAGLVDSPEELGDNIEFYSALGAQYQLSERWAVEAEIGHISNGGLGETNPGSEGITLSLRYNL